Part of the Novipirellula artificiosorum genome, ATCCGGTAAGAAACTGCATCCTGCGGTAGGACAGCTCCCAGAGACCGCAAGGACATGGTGACTCGTTTCCATGTTGCGTGAGATTCAGGCATCGAACGCTCCACAAAGAGAAGAGGAGATGGCTTGTGCGATTGCCCCAGCCGTGAATTTACGAGTCCCCGGTCAGACGTCAAGAAAAAAACAGAGCGTTCGTTGCAATTTTCAAAAAACTATCATTTGGCAGCGTTCACCTAACGTTCCTGAACACTCGCGACGCATCTTATTGCTTTCCTTCATTTTCTCCGACGCATCCGACAGATTTCTTCCAGCGGGTGAAAGCCATCGGTCAGCCGTGGAGACGCAAATAACGCACACCCTCCCACCAGAGGTAACAAATACTTCTACTGACAATGGGGTCCAGCTGGACAGCGCCACTTTATGAGCGGCAACCAGGATCCATCACGGAGCGTCCCGGGCCTTGAACTCGATGCAATCGAGCGATTCGATCGGGATCTTGCATTCATCGAACAGATCATGAACACCCATCACTTCCCGGTCGGTGATTCGAACGGAGTGAAGTGTGAGGCTACAACCGCCCGAAAAAATCACGTTCACTTGCCTCGACTGTTTTTGACTGTCTCGGGTCACAACGAGTGGGGCGTTAGGAACAGGAATCCGTTCGATCCTGGCAATCGTCTGGCGTGCGATCTGCTTCTCAGCGGAAAGCACTCGAATCCGAAGCTTTTCCGAGTCCAGAGAGACAAATTCTCCACGCAGCACATCTCCCGAAATGGAAAAGCAGAGCACCGATGAAGGATCTTCGTTGCTCAAACCAACGCCATGCAATAGGCGTTGCTGCTCGTCTCGGCTCAAGGCCGCAGCAGGCAGGGCCATCTGAAAGAAAACACTTTGGATCGATGCGTTTTCGACGAAGGTTGCTGCCGTCTGCGGAGAGCGAAAGGTTACCCCCTCGTCATCCATCTGCTCGATGCTTCCAGCAAGGAAGTCTCCTCCAACCAGCGAAAGCCCCTGCGAGGGTGTTTCCTTTTCGATGCGATTTCGAACGAGGCGATTGAGATAATCGATCGATTCGATACGACGCAGCTTGTCCAAGTCGTAGCTGTCACTCCCCTGCGATTCACTGTCTCGGAATCGAATCGGCGCCGAGGTCGAATCCGCTTCGATTTGTCCTTGGACCTCCGTGCCATCATGAAAGGTCAAACGAAGAATAGGTGATTCAGCCTCCGCGTGCGTGCCCACAAACCCCAGTAGGATTGCGAGGGTGAGCAACAGCAATGTCGAACCTGTTTTTGCGATCGTCAAACCTCTACCTCTCATAGATGGGCAACAGCCGATAGTTCACCGCTAAGGCCAAGAGCGACAGCGACGTGGAGTTGGCGGTACCGAGATCCCCTCGAAAGCTGCCGTCGTCATTCTGCTGCCGCTGAAGGGTGCGGATCAAGCCTTGGTTCCATTCTCCCCAAGCAGCCGTGTCCGCCTGAAACAGAGCCTGTGCTTGATAGTAGCGAGCATACTCCATCCATCCTGAGCGCTGACTCAAATGGTTTCGCACATATTTCTCGGTTGCCTGGTACTGGGGCAAGTCCTTACGACGCGAGATAGAAAAGACAAGGCACGTGATGGCAGACCGCGAGATCGACTCGCCAAAACCATCGAGGCCTCCCGCGTAGGCAACGGCGCCATCGTCGGAAGTCATGCCGATGAAATAGTCAATGACTCGATTGATCGCCTCGTCGGGAACTTCGATACCTGCATTGCGAGCTGCGAGCAATCCCATCAACACCGCTCCGCTCACCGATGTGTCTGCATCCTTGGCCCCGGGCGAATACCGCCATCCTCCGCGTGTATTGTTTTTCTGAGAGGTGATCGCGCAGCGGACGCCCAGTTCCAACGCTTGTCCAATCCCGGTCCGATCCGCCTGACTCGCTCCTTGCCACAGTTGGTTCTCATCGACACTGCCATAGGCCTCGGCCAAGGCAAGCAGCGCGAACCCGTGGTGGTACATACTGCTGCCCATGTAGCCGCTCTCGGAGTCTTGAGTTGCGAGGATATTCCGGACCGCCTTGCCAACTGCGATGTGGTATTTACCAAAATTGGGATCTTCACCAGACGAGAGCAACGACAGCAGCCCCAACGCTGTGGTCCCCGCCCCAGGTTCTCCGCCGTCGTTCCAATCACCGCTGTCGGACTGGGTTCGAACCAAGAAACTCAACCCACGGTCCATCATTTCCCGGACGTCACGAGAAACTTCGTTGCCTTCGAATGTTTGCCCCAAGCAGGATACCGATGGTAATAAAGCCAGGATAAATAGCAGGAGCCTTACAGCTGTCGAATCTTGTCTTCTCATTGACTCTCCTCCACGCGACGGAAGTACTCCTCCAATCCAGCTCGAAACTCTTCGGGCAGCACCTGACCTGTCTTCCCGGTTGTTTGCAAGGTCTCTGACTCACGCAGCTGTTCGTTCTCGTTCACCCCAAGGCCTAACAGCGCCAATGCCGCCTCGGCACCACTCCCCTGCCCTCCCCCGCTCGGATCGGATCCCGCCTCGCCGCCACCCTGCGGGTCCACTCGTTTTGACCGCAGCAGCAATTCGATCGCTTCGGATTCTGCGGCGATGGCTTCATCAGCCGTGTTGGGAGATTGCAAGATACTTGCGGCCTCGTTCATCGTCTGTGCGACCATCAACATCAAATTGATATCGTTCTCGTATCGAAGTGCTCCGTCAGGAATCGATTCCAACTCCGAGACGACCGACTCGATTCGCACTCGCAGTTCGGTTTGCGTTTGGCCCAAGCGCACCGCTTCGGTCTGATACTCGATCGCTTGCAACGCCGATTTCGCTTGTTCAGTCGTTCGGGTTTCGTCTCGCAAGTTGACTTCTTGTTCCAAGATTCGCAGCACCTCCAAAATCACACTCGGCGGCAAAGAGGCGTTCTCTTTGGGACCGGGATCGGACTCACCCTGGGGAGACTCCACCAATTCATCGGCCCAGCGGTCCAAGGTGTGGCACCAATAATCCGCTTGAGCAATCGATAGACCTGGTTCGGTTGTGATGCGAGATTGAAGTCGATCAAGTGCTGGCAAGACCTCTTCGCGATCCATTTCGTCGAGCACGATTCCAAACAAGACCATTTGCTTCCGTTTGTAAAACGCTCGCATGTCATCGATCGTTGTCGAGAGTTGCTCACCAAGATCCGTTTGCAAGCGACCAATCATTGCCAGATACTCACGGTCTGTGGAATTCTGATGCAGATCCTTTCCAAATAGTTGTTCGATTCGATCGGCAAGCCGGTTGGCGATCGATTCTTGGATCCGCGATGCCGCCTTTAACCGTTTCACAAAGGTACTTCCTTCGAGTTTGACCAGCGTCGCGTTCATCTCTTTTGAGAGTTTCTTGAACTCCGTCAACAGCTCGTTTTGTTCGTCGATGGCTTCCTCAAGCAGCGAGGGTTCTGATTCGCCGCTGTCTGAGGAAGCTTTCGATATCGCCACGGTGGTTGCGGCAAGCCCCAGTCGGTTTTTCGAATCGCTCTCGTCTGTGGTGAGATCAACGTTTCCGTCGCTCGATGGGCTGCGCAATCGCTGCGAAGATTCCTGGTCAACAACACTTGGAAATTCGCTGTCTTTCGTTTCTTTGTCAAGTTCGGATGGCGACAAAGACGTGGGTTCCGAATTCGACTTCAACCGGTTTTCACCGACCAGGCTCGCGTCGCTTTGCTGTTGAACGTCCGACGCCATCGCACGGGATGCTTTCTCCAACAGATCCGCGACCGTCGGCATCCGCTGGGTCGATATCTCTTGAAGCGTTTGAATCATTTCAGCCATGCTTTGGATCGATTCAGCGCCGACCTCCGCGTTGCGTGCAGCCTGACTCAGCAAGGTCTTTCCTGCCTTGGTCAATTCGCTCAAACGTCTCGCGTTCGCTGTTTCGGCAGCCGCCTGTTCCCTTAGCGCGTCTTGCAGTGCCCTGTCAATCGCCCCCTCTCGGGTCTGTTCCCGCAACTCCTTATTCCGCTGATGCAAGCTCATTTCGCGGTCGCGGACATCCAGAGCCGATTGCTGCCAAACCAATAACCGACCGGCGATCCATTTAGCGTGTTGTGACGGATTCAAGATGGTCAACCGATAGGGAACGCTGTAGGAGCGTTCGCGGTCCAACCGATAATCTTCTGCCCACAATCTCAGCTCTACCGCACGGGCGGGAAGTCCGAGCGACTTCGCCGTGAACGTCACCGGAACCTGCAGCGACGACGCATCGGGAGCTCCAGACGCAATCGTTCGTTCGTCCAAGTACGGGGTGTTGGGCTGCTGATCACTCGCTTGCCAAACGACGCCAATGCGTTTGACGCCAAAATCGTCGCTGGCGATTGCTTCGATGTGAAAGGGTTCGCTATCAAGCAAGACCGTATCGCTTGGCCACTTGCTGGCGACGACCGAGGGAGGTTGATCCGCAACCGATTGGATCGAGAGAGAAAACGGTTGGCGTCCAGAAAGCCCCAAGGTGTCTCGCCATTGAATTGACTTTTCAACCGGCTCATCGCCAACAGTGAATGGATCGGATGCAATCACCGCATCGCTCACTCGAGTCGTGACTTCGTCAATCGACGCCGCCGAAAGAGACCGCGACGCCGTCGCATGGAGAGACACTTCGCTGCCACCGACAACACTCAAGATTCCACTGCGCAGGTCCTTCTCGATCGGCTCGGGTAACTGCAAATAGGGAGGCAACCGGACCGTTGCAGAAACGGTCGTCAATTCGGGTCGCAATGTAGGATGAAGTTCAATCGATTGTTTGTAGTCGCCGATGGCCAAGTGCATCACCGTGGTGTCGAGCGTTGCCGGAAGCTCGAACGCGTAACGATTGCCCACACGCGTACTGGACGCGATGGCTGACGAACCCTCCGAAAGTGTCGCGCTGGCCGGTTTCCAATGGCTTTGGTCGTCCAGACGAATCGTCCGAGTGGATCGTTCACCATGCGGCACGATCCACGTGGATGCAATGGGCTGCACCCAGGTAAAGGTGTAACGAGGAATCGATCGCCATGGGGCCAGCATGCGGGCCCATGCGTTACGGGCTGCGGGCCGAGCCACCAAGAAGGCGGTGGCAACCAAGACGGTCGCGAGAACAAGCCAAACCCCGTAGATGCCCGTTCGTGAGGGAGGGGCCGCATTGTTTAGGTCGACGTTCGCCGCCGCCGCCGCGACCTGGTTCATCGCCGCTGCACAAAGCCTCGGCGACCTGGCTTGTTCGGTTTCACTTTGAGTCAATTCGATTACGCCAAGCAATCGGTCACCAATATCGGCTTGGCGGCGTCGCAGCAATTCGGCAAGCTGATCAAATCGCCGATGCTGCCAGACCCAGCGGTGCATCGCCCAGGGAACGGACAAGCAGACCACGAGAACCACCAACCCAATCGCGAGACGGATCGTCGCAGGCGTGTCCCCTAACCGGTCAGCCACAAACACGGTCAAGAAGGCCGCCAAGACGACGAGGACGGCCAAACAGACCGCCTCGGTCATTTTGGTCCACCAAACCTGCCTTCGAAATGCAGTCAATTGGTCCCGCAAGCCCGGTGGGACGCTCAGTCGGACGGGCGTTTTGGGGGAGGGCATGTGCTGGGAGTGAGGGTTCGAGGTTGACGTTTTCGAGCCGCTGGCGGATGCTAGTGTGTCGAGGCGATATTTCGTTGCGATTTTCGCTGCGTGAATCTAACCTGAACTGTGCGGCGAAAGGAGCCCATGTACCCCATTGTCGAAACCAGGGAACTTGCCACGGACGTCAAATTGTTCCGTATTCTTGCCCCTCGCGTAGCCAAGAAACGCAAGGCGGGCCAGTTCGTGATTGTCCGGATTGACGAACATGGTGAACGAATCCCACTTACCATCGCTGACTCGGACGACCAAGGCAATATCACGATTATCGTCCAAGGCGTCGGGAAAACAACCAAGTGGCTCAATACGCTGAGAACGGGCGATTCCCTTCTTGATGTCGTCGGTCCCTTGGGCGAAGAATCCGAGATCGGCGACTTTGGGACGGTTGTTGTGATTGGGGGCGGGGTCGGAACGGCGATTGCCTACCCCACGGCCGTGGCCATGAAACAAGCGGGCAGCCGCGTGATCAGCATCCTCGGCGCTCGCAACAAAGAATTGCTGATCCTCGAAGACGAACTTCGAGCGACCAGTGATGAATTATGCATCATGACCGATGACGGCAGCTACGGCGAAAAGGGCTTCGTCACCCAGAAACTTCAACAGCTGATCGACCGCGGCGAGCCCATCGCTCGCGTGTTGGCGATCGGCCCCATCCCGATGATGAAAGCGGTTGCCGAAGTCACTCGTGATCTCGGAATCAAAACGATCGTTAGCCTCAACCCCATCATGGTCGACGGAACCGGCATGTGTGGCGGATGCCGAGTTTTGGTCGGTGGCAAGAGCAAATTTGCTTGCGTGGATGGGCCCGAGTTCGATGCGCACGAGGTCGACTTTGACATCTTGATACAACGCAACAGCTTGTACAAAACTCAAGAAAAGAAATCGCTCGAACGCTTCGAAGCCGACAAGTGCGAGAACAAGAAGTCAAAATCCGCATGCCGGTTGGAACACGATCATCCCGAGGTCGGTCCAAAAGTGGGAACGTAACCGACCGTCAACGTCGGTGCTCTGACCGTCCAGAAGGCTGCTTGCGAATTCCTGCTGGCACGCATCCGCTGACGCTTTCACCTCCCTGATCACTCTTTCCACACCCCAATCACTTTTCCAATCCATGGCCGAACCGCTACCTCCCAAAGAACGTGTCAAAATTCCTCGCCAAGGGATGCCCGAACAAGACGCGCACCAGCGTGCTCGCAACTTCAAAGAAGTCAATCTCGGTTTGGAAGTCGTCGCAGCGGAATCGGAAGCCCAACGATGCTTGTCCTGCGCCGATCCCAAGTGCGTTCAAGGATGCCCGGTTGGCGTCAAGATTCGTGACTTCGTTGAACTGGTCCTCGATGGCGAATACCTCAAGGCGGCAGCAAAAATCCGAGAAGACAATGTGTTGCCGGCGGTGACCGGTCGCGTCTGCCCTCAGGAGAAACAATGCGAAGGCGCGTGCATCATGGGCAGGCGATTCAGTTCGCTTGCGATCGGCAATCTGGAACGCTTCGTCGCCGACTATGAACTGCAAACCGGTGAGGTTGGATTGCCCGAGCGAGCTCCGGCCACGGGCAAAAAGGTCGCCATCGTCGGTAGCGGACCGGCGGGGCTCAGCTGTGCCGGTGATCTCGCTCTCAACGGCCACGATGTCACTGTCTTCGAAGCACTGCATGAGATTGGCGGCGTCCTGGTTTATGGTATCCCAGAGTTTCGATTGCCGAAAGCGATTGTCCGGGGCGAAATCGAAAACATGAAGAAGATGGGAATCGATTTTCAAACGAATGTCGTGATTGGAAAATCGGTCACGATCGATGAGTTATTCCAAGAAGAAGACTTCGACGCCGTGTTTATCGCTACCGGAGCTGGCTTGCCGCAGTTCTTGAACATTCCTGGTGAGCATCTTGGCGGGGTCTACTCAGCCAATGAGTTCTTGACGCGAGTCAATTTAATGAAGGCGTATGACGAAGAGAACTATGACGAACCCGTTTACAAGTGTCGCGATCGAAACGTCGCGGTCATCGGCGGCGGCAATACCGCCATGGACTCTGTGCGATCCGCGATGCGTCTCGGTGCCGAGCACGCCTACATTGTCTACCGACGCGGTGAAGAAGAAATGCCTGCCCGAGCCGAGGAGGTTCATCATGCGAAGGACGAAGGCGTCGAGTTCTTAAACCTGCACAATCCCACCGAATTCATCGGCGATGAACAAGGTATCTTGAAGGCGGTCAAGCTGATCAAGATGGAACTGGGTGAACCCGATGAATCGGGACGTCGCCGCCCTCAGCCAATCGAAGGCAGTGAGTTCGAAATGCCGCTCGACGTCGCCATCATCGCCGTCGGCACCGGAGCCAATCCCTTGGTTCAATCGACCACTCCCGACATGGCCACCAACAAATGGGGGTACATCATCGCCGATGAAAACACGCTCCGGACCACGAAGCGAGGCGTCTTCGCAGGTGGTGATATCGTCAGCGGAGCGGCGACCGTCATCCTGGCGATGGGTGCGGGGCGAACCGCAGCCAAGTCGATCAACGAGTATTTGGCAACCGGCGAATGGTAACAAACAGGATCCGGCTGGCACGATCGAAACGGGGCGTGGATGCGGAGCAGACTTCCATCCCTTATACTAGATGCTTCATGCGAACTTCAAACTGCCCCGCCCTGCCCCACCCTGCTTTGCTAGGAATACCATCATGCTGAGTCGATTCTTTTCGCTTGCTCTGATCGTCTGTGGACTCGTCCCCTGTGCCTCCGCAGAAGGTCCAGACGTTTTGTTCGACGGGAAAACGCTCGATCGATTTGACGTGATTGGCTGTGAAGCCACGGTGAAAGACGGTGCGATTTTCCTCCAAGCCGGCAATGGACTGATCCAAACAAAGAATCGTTATCAGGATTTTGTGTTCGATTTCGAATGGAAAGCACTCGACGAAAAGATGTGGGACTCGGGTGTCTACTTTCGCTACGACTCCGTCCCAGCGGGTCGGCCCTGGCCTGCAAACTATCAGGTGAACCTTCGCAAAGGGCAAGAAGGAAACCTGGGTGGATTCGATTCTGGCACGAATTCCGTTGCCACGAAACCAGGCCAGTGGAATCGATTCGAGTTGACGGTGCGCGGCGACAACGCATCGCTGAAAGTCAACGGGAAGCCGTCGTGGTCGGTCGATGGAATCACACAGCCCGAAGGTTACATCGCCCTCCAAGCAGAAGTCCCTGGGGGAGGCCAGTTCTTGTTTCGCAAGGTCCGCGTGACCAAGCTTGATGCGGAATCGGGCGGACAATAGAGGTCATCGAACGTACGACGTCGTGGTCGACTCACTATCGCACACACTTGGCGATCATTTTTTGATCGCAAGTCGCACGCGTGCTGCGATTTCGGCTCGCAGATCTTCGGACAGCGGGCCTGCTTTGGCGGCGGCGATATTCTCTGTCAAGTGTTGGTCATTGCACGTTCCCACGATAGTCGTGGTAACACCGGGGTGCGAAAGCGTGTAACGCAAAATCAGCTGAGCACGAGACATCCCCGTCGGCAAAACTTGATCCAGTTTCGCTTGCGACCAAACGTCATTCAAAGCCGGACGTTGGATTTCCGCATCGGGGCCACCTTGGGCAACACCGCCACGCACGATCACCGCAGCACCGATCTCCGCCGCTTGCTGGATGCAATCACCATGCTCAGGGGCCAAGCACGAATACGGAATTTGAAAGGTGTCAAAGACCTCAAGCTCGATCAGCGATTTCAGCTCCGGCAATTTGCTGGAAACACCGATGCATTTCACCAAGCCTTGATCGCGAAAGGATGCCAACTGGTCGATCAAACCTTGGCGAACCAGCGTGTCGGCATCACCACCATGAAACTGCAAGACGTCGATGTAGTCGGTCCTCATTCGTTCGAGTGAGGTATGCAGATTCCGTTTGATGACCTCTTTATCCCAAACGTGATCGATCTGAAGGTGATCCTCGTGCTGGGTGTAGACGCAGCCACATTTGGTGGCCAGCACATACTCACTGCGTCGCGAACGGAGATAGCGCCCGATACGCTCTTCACAGATTCCGTAATCCGGCGAGGTATCGATAAAGTTAATACCGCTGTCGAGCACGAGGTTCAAAAAACGTTCAGCATCGGATTCATCGACCACCCGAACGCCCCACGTACGCGGGCCGCGCAACCCCATGCTGCCGTAGCCAAGCTGAGTAACGTGAAGGCCGGTGTGACCAAGCGGTCGAGTGGGAAGCATGATCGTCATGGCGTTTCGTGTTCATCCATCGAGCGGACGTAGCGTGTGATGTTTGTGGGCACGTCGGGATCCTTCAACGTCGTGAACGCTTCGTGCCAATCGCTGTCGGTATGCGAATTCTTCCAAGCACGGACATAGTCGATGCGGAAGGTGCTCGGCAAGTCCTTATCCTCGGGCATGCCAAGCCAATCCCCCATGGTTTCTGAATCGAAGATCAGTCTGAGCGGAGCGTGCCAATGCGTATTCTTCATCCGCCGCACCGGCACACCGTCGACGTAGTAAACCAATTGCTCGGCATCCCACAACAGCCCAAAAACGTGGAAGTCGTCGGCAAATTGAAATGGCGCGGTCCAGGTGCCACCCTCATTCCAATGCCGTCGTCCATCCGCAGGAGTTTCAAAGATATGCGCGTTCATGTGGTAAGCGTTCTCGTGGCCGATCGCTTTGCCGCCAAGCTCGAAGACGTCGATTTCCGATCGATATCGTTTCCCTGTTTTTCGGTCTCTCATTTGGCTGGCAAACCAAAACGAGCTTGAACCGCCAGAGTTCATCGCTTGCGAACGAACCTCAAAGTAGCCGTACCGGACCAACGCCTTTGAGACCACACTCGCCGATGAATAGCTATGAAACGCCTCGTCGGGTCCGTGAAAGCGTTCCCGTGGCAGCGTGTCATCCCGCCGCATCACAAGCTGCAAGTTTCCGTCTTTAACATGGACGTTTTGACCTTCGCCGAGAAATCGCGACGGAGCGCGACCGTACCAGGTTGGGTTATGGTCCCACCACTGTTCGCTTCGCAGCGCAGCGCCCGAAAACTCGTCCCACAACGGCTCGAACTTCGTCCAATTCGCAGCGTTCTTTTGGTCGGACAGTGGCATCTCGTCGCTGATTCGATCCACTGGGGGCGTCAACGGTCCCGTCAACGTCCAGTTCTCCGTGGGCGCAGAAGCTTCATTCTCAAGCCGAGGTGGCGCCGCCGAAGCACGAGTCAGCACAAATGGAGACACAAGAAGGAGGCAAGCAAACAGAGCGGAACCATACAGCGGTGTCGATAGCATCGTCATTTTCTCGGTGGGTTGTTGAGCGTGCAACAAAGGGTAGGTGGGGACAACGATTATAACGAAGCCGTCGCTCCCCACCAGCACGTGACTTCGACTTAGCAGCCGTGCACTTTAAAGGTCCTTTGGCCCAGCGGTCAAACACAAGTGCTCGAAGAAGTCGAATTGAACCAGATGCTCGTGATCGAAGAACCAAGTGGGCGCTAAGGTCGTCCAAGCGAAAAGGCTTCGGCGCTACCTTCGACGATCAGGTAGTCATCGCCACCGAAGAGATTCCCAAAGAGTTCGCGTTTCCCCGAGGGCCACTGAACCACCACGTCTTTGGCTTCGTTTGAAGGCCCGAGTCCGAAGCGAAGACACCGCTCGTTGGAACCGTGGTAGCCGTTGCCGCCAAGAAGTTGTGCAACCAGCGGTTTTCCCGCAACCTCGATCGTAACCGTTGCACCAATCGCATCGGGTTGCCCGGACGTACTCTTCAGGAACAGCGTGATCGATGAGTTGTCGGTTTCGGACTCATTGATCAATAGCGACACCGGATCGAAAAGATGAGTGACCGAAGCGTCCACGAGCCCATCTCGATTGATATCAACGTTGATCAGGCTTCGCCCGAGCCGCTCCGTCGAAAAATACTCACCCAAGGAGGAGGCATCCAGTCGATTCCAACGACCGCTCGTCGATCGATGAAAGAGATGCATCGGCATGCGATAGGCATCGCCATTTTTGCGATAGTCATCGATGTGGCCATTGGCAAGCATCAATTCCAGCGTCCCATCGTTATCGGCGTCGAACCACTGTGTCCCAAACGCCAACATGTCCATCGAAGGATCCGCCAACCCGACTCGCGACGAAAGATCCACCCACATCCCGGGACTGACCTGTTCATAGTACGTGTTGTATTCGCCGAGAAAATGGGTCAGAAACAAGTCGAAATCTCCGTCCGCATCGGGGTCACCGACAGCAATTCCCATCGAGGCCTGTGACAACGATTGACGGTTCACCGCCAGCCCTCGAATCACCGCCTGCTCTCGCAATCGAAACTCGGAATCGGCCGACTTGGTTGACGACCAGAAATGATTGGCGGTCATGTCGTTGCCGACATAGACATCGATTCCCGGGATCTCGTCGAGTTGCCCGACGACAAGTCCAAGACCGTGGCCATATTCATGCTTGCCAAGCCAATCGCTGGTGACCTCGGTAAAATGCCCTTCGGAATCGCCTCGCCAAACGCGATCCGCCTGAGCGGGGAACGACGTTGGCATGCACGAGTAGGGCAAGTGGTCGTCCTTATCAAGACAAGGAACCGTGATGGCATCGTTCCCGCTGCAATAGCCAACTTCGAACAGGTCGACAAAACCATCTTGGTCAATATCTGCAAATGCTACCGACGTGGTCCACGTGCTGCCACGCAGTCCCACTTCCTCTGTCACGTCGGTGAAGGTGCCGTCGCCATTGTTTTGGAACAAACGGTTTCTTCCAATGCTTGCGGCTAGCAAATCTGGAAAGCCATCGCTATTGACGTCTGCAACCGCCACCCCCTGAGAGTACCCGGTGTCGCCGACGCCAGCCCAGGGCGTCACCTCCTGGAAACGTCCTGCTCGATTGCGAAACAACCGGTTCGGCAGCGAGTCGTTTTGCATCGGCGTGCCGTCTTGGTTGGTGTAGTAAAGGTCGGACCATCCATCCAAATCAAAATCGATCGCAGCCGAAGCGCCTCCGCCACTTTGGTAGATCCAAAGCCCCGATTCTCCACGGTCCGCTTTGCCGATCTCACAGGTGTGATTCAATCCACGATCCGTTGCCTGATCCGAAAACCGGATCATGGAATGGAACTGCTTCCCTTTGGATTGCGAGGCAAGACTTCGCTGCGCGTTCCAATCGAGTTTCGGCAAGCTACCAAGATCCATTTTTCTCGCGATCAGAGAATCGGGATCTTGCCAAGGGGTTTTCGCCGACATTCCGCCTCGAATCTCGGCATAGACCTCTGCAAGGGTGGGATCCCGCTCGGCCGTCATACGCGACGCCGCGCGCAACCAAGCTGCCGCTTCCCAGCTGCGACCGAGTCCGTGCAATTGCTTTGCCACTTGAACCGTAATCTTCTGCGAGTTGTACTGCTTGGGGTTCAACAAATCGACCGTATCCCGCATCGAGGTGATCTGGCCGGCTCGCTCCGCCACGACGCGTGAAGGTTTCTGCATGCCCAACTCGGCCAATCCCGCCGCTAACCGATTCAACGCTTCGCCGTTGTTCTCGTCCAGCAGCGCCGCTTGCCAATACGCACGGGTCGCCTGCTCAATGTTGCCATGGTTTTCCGACCAGATCCCAGCGGCGATCCAGTACTGGGGTTGTTGTTCCATCTGTTCCGGCAGCGACGCCATCCACTCGGCCATCGCCGCCTCGTCGCCGAGTTCCGCGAGCGCACGACCATAGTGCGCATAAGCCGCCTGAAACTCCGGATACTTCTCGACGACCGGCTCAAGCAACTCAGCGACGGTCTTCCAATTCGCTTGATAGGCTTCGCCTCGAGCGGTTGCGAACTGAGGGCGTAGGTCGTCGGGATAGTGCTGTTGCGCGTATTCAATGATCGCCTTGTCATTTTGCGGCCGAGTCATATCCGACAGCATGACCAATTCATTGACGCCCCCATGGGATCGCATGACCAGCCACTGCAAATGGGGTCCCGCCTCGCGTTGCAGGCCTAGCGAGGCATACAACCCAGCGAGGTTGGTCCGGATCGCCGGATCCTTTGGATGGAACTTAACCGCCGACTCGAGTACCTTTAGCGCATCATAAGGTCGCC contains:
- a CDS encoding CRTAC1 family protein, which translates into the protein MGFMRDQSLDGHPRCSRCAQIALVNSRFGFAALTRFLLLGYVVAVVCIVGCQRDGAEEEPPSVASAPVTKPHKVILSSDAMKRSASEALRRGDVASAEQWIRKALMIEPEDASLLELAGDHAVATRDLDAAVSFYQEAIDFSSIPSNTRLDKLGHTWMTLGRPYDALKVLESAVKFHPKDPAIRTNLAGLYASLGLQREAGPHLQWLVMRSHGGVNELVMLSDMTRPQNDKAIIEYAQQHYPDDLRPQFATARGEAYQANWKTVAELLEPVVEKYPEFQAAYAHYGRALAELGDEAAMAEWMASLPEQMEQQPQYWIAAGIWSENHGNIEQATRAYWQAALLDENNGEALNRLAAGLAELGMQKPSRVVAERAGQITSMRDTVDLLNPKQYNSQKITVQVAKQLHGLGRSWEAAAWLRAASRMTAERDPTLAEVYAEIRGGMSAKTPWQDPDSLIARKMDLGSLPKLDWNAQRSLASQSKGKQFHSMIRFSDQATDRGLNHTCEIGKADRGESGLWIYQSGGGASAAIDFDLDGWSDLYYTNQDGTPMQNDSLPNRLFRNRAGRFQEVTPWAGVGDTGYSQGVAVADVNSDGFPDLLAASIGRNRLFQNNGDGTFTDVTEEVGLRGSTWTTSVAFADIDQDGFVDLFEVGYCSGNDAITVPCLDKDDHLPYSCMPTSFPAQADRVWRGDSEGHFTEVTSDWLGKHEYGHGLGLVVGQLDEIPGIDVYVGNDMTANHFWSSTKSADSEFRLREQAVIRGLAVNRQSLSQASMGIAVGDPDADGDFDLFLTHFLGEYNTYYEQVSPGMWVDLSSRVGLADPSMDMLAFGTQWFDADNDGTLELMLANGHIDDYRKNGDAYRMPMHLFHRSTSGRWNRLDASSLGEYFSTERLGRSLINVDINRDGLVDASVTHLFDPVSLLINESETDNSSITLFLKSTSGQPDAIGATVTIEVAGKPLVAQLLGGNGYHGSNERCLRFGLGPSNEAKDVVVQWPSGKRELFGNLFGGDDYLIVEGSAEAFSLGRP